In Bactrocera oleae isolate idBacOlea1 chromosome 3, idBacOlea1, whole genome shotgun sequence, a genomic segment contains:
- the LOC106623691 gene encoding uncharacterized protein, producing MKSLELVQRQVAAGVFLALLLLRTTASGQPVNDELSADNADAKVIYDQRQSGKYNIRINIKDVAIIEMDNSGFGDENFGEEDYYYDEEDLTVKPLNFTKPPKVTTSHEAICSTASQQVVTTPSTQTTLLPTKLEESTNMNSTPIATTMNQTNYNTNLLTAASQAIPSDTTQESIATSSRLLHSTKSVSKPRSHNRIISRLSTAHPITLKPSLISPIAVQEESPKFSGTLLKAQNHHQNVVNKFSMLQTPRSSLYPPVKGYGQRCRTHQYRDVNGGCRNKRSSSFLKKLLSIIATFPLELAKDTPNE from the exons ATGAAAAGTTTAGAACTGGTTCAGCGGCAAGTTGCTGCAGGGGTTTTCTTGGCCTTATTGCTTTTACGAACGACAGCCAGTGGACAACCGGTTAATGATGAGTTGTCCGCGGACAATGCAGACGCCAAAGTTATTTATGATCAAAGGCAAAGTGGTAAATACAATATACGCATCAATATTAAGGATGTGGCTATCATAGAAATGGATAATAGTGGCTTCGGTGAT GAGAACTTTGGCGAGGAAGATTATTATTATGACGAAGAGGATTTAACAGTTAAGCCCTTGAATTTCACAAAACCGCCGAAAGTAACGACTTCGCATGAAGCGATTTGCTCAACAGCGTCGCAGCAAGTAGTAACCACACCATCGACCCAAACAACATTATTGCCAACAAAATTAGAAGAATCCACAAACATGAACTCAACACCAATTGCAACAACTATGaaccaaacaaattataatacaaaTCTATTAACGGCGGCATCACAAGCAATACCAAGTGACACAACACAAGAAAGCATCGCGACCAGTTCCAGATTGCTACATTCAACTAAGTCGGTGTCTAAACCACGTTCACACAATAGAATTATTTCCAGATTATCAACAGCGCATCCAATAACATTGAAGCCATCACTTATCTCGCCAATTGCTGTTCAAGAAGAATCACCGAAGTTTTCGGGAACTTTACTAAAGGCGCAAAATCACCATCAGAACGTTGTAAACAAATTTAGCATGCTGCAAACCCCAAGATCATCGCTCTATCCACCAGTCAAAGGTTATGGGCAACGCTGCCGAACACATCAATACCGCGACGTAAATGGAGGTTGTCGCAACAAGCGGTCATCTTCATTTTT AAAAAAACTGCTTAGCATCATCGCCACGTTTCCTCTAGAGCTTGCTAAAGATACTCCAAATGAATAA
- the Nin gene encoding ninein homolog isoform X2 produces the protein MELSSDPYELKLYQMFQSCDKEQGGLLDEESLRRLCGLLELQDKGAVLIADLSGNGGVSFDCFKEALLNFLGAELELDTKEQHKKGDTYKRSSDVISAATIINSSNSNSSCLADTKERTLVICDTNEVTKPVESDNEISDREVSPKLVMGSKKYGRRSRPTGHNTKNISLTDSDDDIENNDHRSCDINVHNCLSSVQRSSSQTDIPNKGRRRPPTTNGGGKLKRCSSLPTQRSMQHKINSKSLSSSIQKAELWDKRQPRQVLTSSMESLESPPLTEPETLPVHRILDMFEGAQIANGRGILLALGFDDDEVNVAQLNKVLEEELRGLDDDTQLPLVRAYMALQASEMTALRQNVRQLHDENKKLHSSNKDANQRLALLAAEIDERHASLEDTSKKEVRLLEQRHATLVRELSTRMANDRENWSSFTTRLEARIKQLEQEEIRNKTELELVRKENCELESEHQKMQKQITEILEKNVQLNLQLADLDRDTSMDVRENRNGKRGDVDEDVARLVEKVSELQVDNKNLRDKTDELVAEIESLNLELLRTKSKNKKSISITNSSTTLDVGSVALDDAEQAANLTATKRRGDSPSKTHITEESPRLGKLRKCTDTTGSEASDTSGEWMALNSELRESDTHANSASDNVKDYLEQISCLKQKIAELEAQQKTHATTSEGVPADERCKELEASLEQMQRAYEDCEDYWQSKLAEERQLFEKERQIYEEEQQESDKKFTELMEKVREYEEQFSRDGRLSPIEEKDALEQQYADLEAEANDLRETARKMFDEKCNEIENLQREIEDLRTRLGESVEILTGACELNNEAMAVSALHINPDKQSPASSPISYLWHQSTIQEPAKNYNTVFPPSPESPTRQANRNNLTTSETTIFSTTPVDTIAPIQKPPGSKQSESETDEVSSTASGKSSESHSPASTHSARQSQQQQLKKSPSTENSISSLGMKEELKRLKFFEISLREQVKNLSLQRDGLVMELQQLQEARPVLEKAYARTPHPSVIQRVNQLELRNRHLQNAIKQQQQQTESLMQRSWQQHQMELADLHNRIETQGSMIAEQVQRLQNADLLVKDLYVENAHLAATVQRLEQHRARMNMMHQQRQGLNGLPGMP, from the exons ATGGAGCTTTCTTCTGATCCatatgaattaaaattatatcaaatgtTTCAAAGTTGTGACAAAGAGCAAGGTGGTTTACTAGATGAAGAATCATTGCGTCGTTTGTGTGGCCTCCTGGAGCTTCAGGACAAAGGAGCAGTGCTTATTGCTGATTTATCTGGCAATGGTGGTGTGTCATTTGATTGTTTCAAAGAAGCACTTTTGAACTTTCTCGGTGCAGAACTCGAGTTGGATACAAAAGAACAACATAAGAAAGGTGACACATACAAACGCAGTAGCGATGTGATTTCAGCGGCGACGATCATCAATAGTAGTAATAGTAACAGTAGCTGTTTGGCAGATACTAAag AGCGAACTCTAGTCATATGTGACACGAATGAAGTAACTAAACCTGTGGAAAGCGATAATGAGATATCCGATCGAGAAGTTTCTCCGAAACTTGTGATGGGCTCAAAAAAGTATGGTCGACGCTCGCGGCCTACAGGACATAATACAAAGAATATATCGCTGACAGATTCTGATGATGATATTGAGAATAATGATCATAGATCATGTGATATAAATGTACACAATTGCTTATCATCT GTGCAGCGCTCTTCTTCACAAACTGACATTCCTAATAAAGGGAGACGCCGCCCTCCCACAACAAATGGCGGTGGCAAACTAAAGCGCTGCTCATCTTTGCCCACGCAACGAAGCATGCAGCATAAGATCAATTCGAAATCCTTAAGTTCAAGTATACAAAAAGCAGAACTTTGGGACAAGCGTCAACCGCGACAAGTGCTGACGAGTAGCATGGAATCGTTAG AATCGCCACCATTGACGGAACCTGAAACACTGCCTGTACATAGAATACTAGATATGTTCGAGGGCGCGCAAATTGCGAATGGCAGGGGTATACTACTAGCACTCGGCTTTGATGATGACGAGGTTAATGTGGCGCAATTGAACAAGGTTTTGGAAGAGGAGTTACGTGGTTTGGATGATGATACACAGCTGCCGTTGGTACGTGCCTACATGGCGTTGCAGGCGTCTGAAATGACAGCGCTACGCCAAAACGTGCGCCAATTGCATGACGAGAACAAAAAACTACATTCTAGTAACAAGGACGCAAATCAACGATTGGCGCTCTTGGCAGCTGAAATTGATGAGCGACATGCATCCTTGGAGGATACCTCGAAAAAAGAG GTACGATTGCTGGAACAACGGCATGCTACTTTGGTGCGAGAATTGTCAACGAGGATGGCAAATGATCGTGAAAATTGGAGCAGTTTTACAACGCGTTTGGAAGCGCGCATCAAACAGTTGGAGCAGGAGGAAATCAGAAATAAAACCGAATTAGAATTGGTACGAAAGGAAAACTGTGAATTAGAAAGTGAGCACCAGaaaatgcaaaagcaaattaCTGAGATACTTGAAAAGAATGTGCAGCTAAATCTGCAATTGGCAGATTTAGATAGAGACACTAGTATGGATGTTCGAGAGAACCGCAATGGCAAGCGTGGAGATGTGGATGAAGATGTTGCACGGCTAGTGGAGAAGGTATCCGAATTGCAAGTAGATAATAAAAACTTAAGAGATAAGACTGATGAATTAGTAGCCGAAATAGAAAGCTTGAATTTGGAACTATTGCGAACAAAATCAAAGAACAAAAAATCTATAAGCATTACAAATTCATCTACAACGTTAGATGTTGGCAGTGTTGCTTTGGATGATGCGGAACAAGCAGCTAATTTAACTGCTACAAAGCGGCGCGGTGACTCACCTAGTAAAACACATATCACCGAAGAGAGCCCACGTTTGGGCAAATTACGGAAATGCACCGATACGACAGGCAGTGAAGCAAGTGATACCAGCGGCGAGTGGATGGCACTTAACTCAGAATTGCGCGAATCGGACACACACGCAAACAGTGCGTCAGATAATGTGAAAGATTACCTGGAGCAGATCTCCTGCCTCAAGCAGAAAATAGCGGAGCTTGAGGCACAGCAGAAAACACATGCCACAACCAGTGAGGGTGTACCAGCCGATGAGCGCTGTAAAGAATTAGAAGCCAGCTTAGAACAAATGCAACGCGCTTATGAAGATTGCGAAGATTATTGGCAGTCGAAATTGGCCGAAGAACGGCAACTTTTCGAGAAGGAACGTCAAATCTATGAAGAGGAACAACAGGAAAGTGATAAGAAATTCACCGAATTAATGGAGAAGGTGCGCGAGTATGAAGAACAATTCAGTCGCGACGGTAGACTATCACCCATTGAAGAAAAGGACGCGCTGGAGCAGCAATATGCTGATCTAGAGGCCGAAGCGAATGATTTACGTGAAACGGCAAGAAAAATGTTCGACGAAAAATGCAACGAAATCGAGAACTTACAACGAGAAATCGAAGATTTGCGCACTAGACTAGGCGAAAGTGTCGAAATCTTAACCGGCGCTTGCGAACTAAACAACGAAGCTATGGCAGTGAGTGCGTTACACATCAATCCCGATAAACAGAGTCCGGCCAGTTCGCCGATTAGTTATTTGTGGCATCAGAGCACCATACAAGAGCCagctaaaaattataataccgTTTTTCCACCATCACCCGAGTCGCCGACGCGTCAAGCAAATCG AAATAATCTAACCACATCGGAGACCACCATATTTAGCACCACGCCCGTCGACACCATTGCACCCATACAAAAGCCCCCAGGATCAAAGCAGTCTGAGTCGGAAACGGATGAGGTCTCTTCCACAGCCTCGGGCAAAAGCTCCGAAAGTCACAGCCCGGCATCCACGCATAGTGCACGTcaatcacagcaacaacaattgaagAAGTCACCTAGCACAGAGAACAGCATATCTAGTCTAGGCATGAAGGAGGAGCTGAAGCGCTTGAAGTTCTTTGAGATATCGTTGCGCGAGCAAGTCAAGAATTTGTCTCTACAAAGGGACGGCTTGGTTATGGAACTGCAGCAGCTGCAAGAAGCGCGCCCAGTGCTAGAAAAGGCTTATGCT CGTACACCACATCCGAGCGTTATACAGCGTGTAAATCAGTTGGAGCTGCGGAATCGTCACTTGCAGAATGCTAtcaaacagcagcaacaacaaacggaATCGCTAATGCAAC GCTCGTGGCAGCAGCACCAAATGGAGCTAGCCGATCTGCACAATCGCATCGAGACGCAAGGCTCTATGATTGCCGAACAAGTGCAGCGCTTGCAGAATGCCGATTTGCTGGTTAAAGATTTGTATGTGGAGAATGCACATTTGGCCGCCACCGTGCAACGGTTGGAGCAGCATCGTGCGCGCATGAACATGATGCATCAGCAGCGTCAGGGTCTAAATGGTTTGCCGGGAATGCCTTAA
- the Nin gene encoding ninein homolog isoform X1, translated as MELSSDPYELKLYQMFQSCDKEQGGLLDEESLRRLCGLLELQDKGAVLIADLSGNGGVSFDCFKEALLNFLGAELELDTKEQHKKGDTYKRSSDVISAATIINSSNSNSSCLADTKERTLVICDTNEVTKPVESDNEISDREVSPKLVMGSKKYGRRSRPTGHNTKNISLTDSDDDIENNDHRSCDINVHNCLSSVQRSSSQTDIPNKGRRRPPTTNGGGKLKRCSSLPTQRSMQHKINSKSLSSSIQKAELWDKRQPRQVLTSSMESLESPPLTEPETLPVHRILDMFEGAQIANGRGILLALGFDDDEVNVAQLNKVLEEELRGLDDDTQLPLVRAYMALQASEMTALRQNVRQLHDENKKLHSSNKDANQRLALLAAEIDERHASLEDTSKKEQVRLLEQRHATLVRELSTRMANDRENWSSFTTRLEARIKQLEQEEIRNKTELELVRKENCELESEHQKMQKQITEILEKNVQLNLQLADLDRDTSMDVRENRNGKRGDVDEDVARLVEKVSELQVDNKNLRDKTDELVAEIESLNLELLRTKSKNKKSISITNSSTTLDVGSVALDDAEQAANLTATKRRGDSPSKTHITEESPRLGKLRKCTDTTGSEASDTSGEWMALNSELRESDTHANSASDNVKDYLEQISCLKQKIAELEAQQKTHATTSEGVPADERCKELEASLEQMQRAYEDCEDYWQSKLAEERQLFEKERQIYEEEQQESDKKFTELMEKVREYEEQFSRDGRLSPIEEKDALEQQYADLEAEANDLRETARKMFDEKCNEIENLQREIEDLRTRLGESVEILTGACELNNEAMAVSALHINPDKQSPASSPISYLWHQSTIQEPAKNYNTVFPPSPESPTRQANRNNLTTSETTIFSTTPVDTIAPIQKPPGSKQSESETDEVSSTASGKSSESHSPASTHSARQSQQQQLKKSPSTENSISSLGMKEELKRLKFFEISLREQVKNLSLQRDGLVMELQQLQEARPVLEKAYARTPHPSVIQRVNQLELRNRHLQNAIKQQQQQTESLMQRSWQQHQMELADLHNRIETQGSMIAEQVQRLQNADLLVKDLYVENAHLAATVQRLEQHRARMNMMHQQRQGLNGLPGMP; from the exons ATGGAGCTTTCTTCTGATCCatatgaattaaaattatatcaaatgtTTCAAAGTTGTGACAAAGAGCAAGGTGGTTTACTAGATGAAGAATCATTGCGTCGTTTGTGTGGCCTCCTGGAGCTTCAGGACAAAGGAGCAGTGCTTATTGCTGATTTATCTGGCAATGGTGGTGTGTCATTTGATTGTTTCAAAGAAGCACTTTTGAACTTTCTCGGTGCAGAACTCGAGTTGGATACAAAAGAACAACATAAGAAAGGTGACACATACAAACGCAGTAGCGATGTGATTTCAGCGGCGACGATCATCAATAGTAGTAATAGTAACAGTAGCTGTTTGGCAGATACTAAag AGCGAACTCTAGTCATATGTGACACGAATGAAGTAACTAAACCTGTGGAAAGCGATAATGAGATATCCGATCGAGAAGTTTCTCCGAAACTTGTGATGGGCTCAAAAAAGTATGGTCGACGCTCGCGGCCTACAGGACATAATACAAAGAATATATCGCTGACAGATTCTGATGATGATATTGAGAATAATGATCATAGATCATGTGATATAAATGTACACAATTGCTTATCATCT GTGCAGCGCTCTTCTTCACAAACTGACATTCCTAATAAAGGGAGACGCCGCCCTCCCACAACAAATGGCGGTGGCAAACTAAAGCGCTGCTCATCTTTGCCCACGCAACGAAGCATGCAGCATAAGATCAATTCGAAATCCTTAAGTTCAAGTATACAAAAAGCAGAACTTTGGGACAAGCGTCAACCGCGACAAGTGCTGACGAGTAGCATGGAATCGTTAG AATCGCCACCATTGACGGAACCTGAAACACTGCCTGTACATAGAATACTAGATATGTTCGAGGGCGCGCAAATTGCGAATGGCAGGGGTATACTACTAGCACTCGGCTTTGATGATGACGAGGTTAATGTGGCGCAATTGAACAAGGTTTTGGAAGAGGAGTTACGTGGTTTGGATGATGATACACAGCTGCCGTTGGTACGTGCCTACATGGCGTTGCAGGCGTCTGAAATGACAGCGCTACGCCAAAACGTGCGCCAATTGCATGACGAGAACAAAAAACTACATTCTAGTAACAAGGACGCAAATCAACGATTGGCGCTCTTGGCAGCTGAAATTGATGAGCGACATGCATCCTTGGAGGATACCTCGAAAAAAGAG CAGGTACGATTGCTGGAACAACGGCATGCTACTTTGGTGCGAGAATTGTCAACGAGGATGGCAAATGATCGTGAAAATTGGAGCAGTTTTACAACGCGTTTGGAAGCGCGCATCAAACAGTTGGAGCAGGAGGAAATCAGAAATAAAACCGAATTAGAATTGGTACGAAAGGAAAACTGTGAATTAGAAAGTGAGCACCAGaaaatgcaaaagcaaattaCTGAGATACTTGAAAAGAATGTGCAGCTAAATCTGCAATTGGCAGATTTAGATAGAGACACTAGTATGGATGTTCGAGAGAACCGCAATGGCAAGCGTGGAGATGTGGATGAAGATGTTGCACGGCTAGTGGAGAAGGTATCCGAATTGCAAGTAGATAATAAAAACTTAAGAGATAAGACTGATGAATTAGTAGCCGAAATAGAAAGCTTGAATTTGGAACTATTGCGAACAAAATCAAAGAACAAAAAATCTATAAGCATTACAAATTCATCTACAACGTTAGATGTTGGCAGTGTTGCTTTGGATGATGCGGAACAAGCAGCTAATTTAACTGCTACAAAGCGGCGCGGTGACTCACCTAGTAAAACACATATCACCGAAGAGAGCCCACGTTTGGGCAAATTACGGAAATGCACCGATACGACAGGCAGTGAAGCAAGTGATACCAGCGGCGAGTGGATGGCACTTAACTCAGAATTGCGCGAATCGGACACACACGCAAACAGTGCGTCAGATAATGTGAAAGATTACCTGGAGCAGATCTCCTGCCTCAAGCAGAAAATAGCGGAGCTTGAGGCACAGCAGAAAACACATGCCACAACCAGTGAGGGTGTACCAGCCGATGAGCGCTGTAAAGAATTAGAAGCCAGCTTAGAACAAATGCAACGCGCTTATGAAGATTGCGAAGATTATTGGCAGTCGAAATTGGCCGAAGAACGGCAACTTTTCGAGAAGGAACGTCAAATCTATGAAGAGGAACAACAGGAAAGTGATAAGAAATTCACCGAATTAATGGAGAAGGTGCGCGAGTATGAAGAACAATTCAGTCGCGACGGTAGACTATCACCCATTGAAGAAAAGGACGCGCTGGAGCAGCAATATGCTGATCTAGAGGCCGAAGCGAATGATTTACGTGAAACGGCAAGAAAAATGTTCGACGAAAAATGCAACGAAATCGAGAACTTACAACGAGAAATCGAAGATTTGCGCACTAGACTAGGCGAAAGTGTCGAAATCTTAACCGGCGCTTGCGAACTAAACAACGAAGCTATGGCAGTGAGTGCGTTACACATCAATCCCGATAAACAGAGTCCGGCCAGTTCGCCGATTAGTTATTTGTGGCATCAGAGCACCATACAAGAGCCagctaaaaattataataccgTTTTTCCACCATCACCCGAGTCGCCGACGCGTCAAGCAAATCG AAATAATCTAACCACATCGGAGACCACCATATTTAGCACCACGCCCGTCGACACCATTGCACCCATACAAAAGCCCCCAGGATCAAAGCAGTCTGAGTCGGAAACGGATGAGGTCTCTTCCACAGCCTCGGGCAAAAGCTCCGAAAGTCACAGCCCGGCATCCACGCATAGTGCACGTcaatcacagcaacaacaattgaagAAGTCACCTAGCACAGAGAACAGCATATCTAGTCTAGGCATGAAGGAGGAGCTGAAGCGCTTGAAGTTCTTTGAGATATCGTTGCGCGAGCAAGTCAAGAATTTGTCTCTACAAAGGGACGGCTTGGTTATGGAACTGCAGCAGCTGCAAGAAGCGCGCCCAGTGCTAGAAAAGGCTTATGCT CGTACACCACATCCGAGCGTTATACAGCGTGTAAATCAGTTGGAGCTGCGGAATCGTCACTTGCAGAATGCTAtcaaacagcagcaacaacaaacggaATCGCTAATGCAAC GCTCGTGGCAGCAGCACCAAATGGAGCTAGCCGATCTGCACAATCGCATCGAGACGCAAGGCTCTATGATTGCCGAACAAGTGCAGCGCTTGCAGAATGCCGATTTGCTGGTTAAAGATTTGTATGTGGAGAATGCACATTTGGCCGCCACCGTGCAACGGTTGGAGCAGCATCGTGCGCGCATGAACATGATGCATCAGCAGCGTCAGGGTCTAAATGGTTTGCCGGGAATGCCTTAA
- the Nin gene encoding ninein homolog isoform X3, producing MGTLFYYKKKTNFDDDDTSVDALANILERTLVICDTNEVTKPVESDNEISDREVSPKLVMGSKKYGRRSRPTGHNTKNISLTDSDDDIENNDHRSCDINVHNCLSSVQRSSSQTDIPNKGRRRPPTTNGGGKLKRCSSLPTQRSMQHKINSKSLSSSIQKAELWDKRQPRQVLTSSMESLESPPLTEPETLPVHRILDMFEGAQIANGRGILLALGFDDDEVNVAQLNKVLEEELRGLDDDTQLPLVRAYMALQASEMTALRQNVRQLHDENKKLHSSNKDANQRLALLAAEIDERHASLEDTSKKEQVRLLEQRHATLVRELSTRMANDRENWSSFTTRLEARIKQLEQEEIRNKTELELVRKENCELESEHQKMQKQITEILEKNVQLNLQLADLDRDTSMDVRENRNGKRGDVDEDVARLVEKVSELQVDNKNLRDKTDELVAEIESLNLELLRTKSKNKKSISITNSSTTLDVGSVALDDAEQAANLTATKRRGDSPSKTHITEESPRLGKLRKCTDTTGSEASDTSGEWMALNSELRESDTHANSASDNVKDYLEQISCLKQKIAELEAQQKTHATTSEGVPADERCKELEASLEQMQRAYEDCEDYWQSKLAEERQLFEKERQIYEEEQQESDKKFTELMEKVREYEEQFSRDGRLSPIEEKDALEQQYADLEAEANDLRETARKMFDEKCNEIENLQREIEDLRTRLGESVEILTGACELNNEAMAVSALHINPDKQSPASSPISYLWHQSTIQEPAKNYNTVFPPSPESPTRQANRNNLTTSETTIFSTTPVDTIAPIQKPPGSKQSESETDEVSSTASGKSSESHSPASTHSARQSQQQQLKKSPSTENSISSLGMKEELKRLKFFEISLREQVKNLSLQRDGLVMELQQLQEARPVLEKAYARTPHPSVIQRVNQLELRNRHLQNAIKQQQQQTESLMQRSWQQHQMELADLHNRIETQGSMIAEQVQRLQNADLLVKDLYVENAHLAATVQRLEQHRARMNMMHQQRQGLNGLPGMP from the exons aTGGGTACTCtgttttattacaaaaagaaaactaaCTTCGACGATGATGACACAAGTGTAGACGCTTTAGCAAACATTCTAG AGCGAACTCTAGTCATATGTGACACGAATGAAGTAACTAAACCTGTGGAAAGCGATAATGAGATATCCGATCGAGAAGTTTCTCCGAAACTTGTGATGGGCTCAAAAAAGTATGGTCGACGCTCGCGGCCTACAGGACATAATACAAAGAATATATCGCTGACAGATTCTGATGATGATATTGAGAATAATGATCATAGATCATGTGATATAAATGTACACAATTGCTTATCATCT GTGCAGCGCTCTTCTTCACAAACTGACATTCCTAATAAAGGGAGACGCCGCCCTCCCACAACAAATGGCGGTGGCAAACTAAAGCGCTGCTCATCTTTGCCCACGCAACGAAGCATGCAGCATAAGATCAATTCGAAATCCTTAAGTTCAAGTATACAAAAAGCAGAACTTTGGGACAAGCGTCAACCGCGACAAGTGCTGACGAGTAGCATGGAATCGTTAG AATCGCCACCATTGACGGAACCTGAAACACTGCCTGTACATAGAATACTAGATATGTTCGAGGGCGCGCAAATTGCGAATGGCAGGGGTATACTACTAGCACTCGGCTTTGATGATGACGAGGTTAATGTGGCGCAATTGAACAAGGTTTTGGAAGAGGAGTTACGTGGTTTGGATGATGATACACAGCTGCCGTTGGTACGTGCCTACATGGCGTTGCAGGCGTCTGAAATGACAGCGCTACGCCAAAACGTGCGCCAATTGCATGACGAGAACAAAAAACTACATTCTAGTAACAAGGACGCAAATCAACGATTGGCGCTCTTGGCAGCTGAAATTGATGAGCGACATGCATCCTTGGAGGATACCTCGAAAAAAGAG CAGGTACGATTGCTGGAACAACGGCATGCTACTTTGGTGCGAGAATTGTCAACGAGGATGGCAAATGATCGTGAAAATTGGAGCAGTTTTACAACGCGTTTGGAAGCGCGCATCAAACAGTTGGAGCAGGAGGAAATCAGAAATAAAACCGAATTAGAATTGGTACGAAAGGAAAACTGTGAATTAGAAAGTGAGCACCAGaaaatgcaaaagcaaattaCTGAGATACTTGAAAAGAATGTGCAGCTAAATCTGCAATTGGCAGATTTAGATAGAGACACTAGTATGGATGTTCGAGAGAACCGCAATGGCAAGCGTGGAGATGTGGATGAAGATGTTGCACGGCTAGTGGAGAAGGTATCCGAATTGCAAGTAGATAATAAAAACTTAAGAGATAAGACTGATGAATTAGTAGCCGAAATAGAAAGCTTGAATTTGGAACTATTGCGAACAAAATCAAAGAACAAAAAATCTATAAGCATTACAAATTCATCTACAACGTTAGATGTTGGCAGTGTTGCTTTGGATGATGCGGAACAAGCAGCTAATTTAACTGCTACAAAGCGGCGCGGTGACTCACCTAGTAAAACACATATCACCGAAGAGAGCCCACGTTTGGGCAAATTACGGAAATGCACCGATACGACAGGCAGTGAAGCAAGTGATACCAGCGGCGAGTGGATGGCACTTAACTCAGAATTGCGCGAATCGGACACACACGCAAACAGTGCGTCAGATAATGTGAAAGATTACCTGGAGCAGATCTCCTGCCTCAAGCAGAAAATAGCGGAGCTTGAGGCACAGCAGAAAACACATGCCACAACCAGTGAGGGTGTACCAGCCGATGAGCGCTGTAAAGAATTAGAAGCCAGCTTAGAACAAATGCAACGCGCTTATGAAGATTGCGAAGATTATTGGCAGTCGAAATTGGCCGAAGAACGGCAACTTTTCGAGAAGGAACGTCAAATCTATGAAGAGGAACAACAGGAAAGTGATAAGAAATTCACCGAATTAATGGAGAAGGTGCGCGAGTATGAAGAACAATTCAGTCGCGACGGTAGACTATCACCCATTGAAGAAAAGGACGCGCTGGAGCAGCAATATGCTGATCTAGAGGCCGAAGCGAATGATTTACGTGAAACGGCAAGAAAAATGTTCGACGAAAAATGCAACGAAATCGAGAACTTACAACGAGAAATCGAAGATTTGCGCACTAGACTAGGCGAAAGTGTCGAAATCTTAACCGGCGCTTGCGAACTAAACAACGAAGCTATGGCAGTGAGTGCGTTACACATCAATCCCGATAAACAGAGTCCGGCCAGTTCGCCGATTAGTTATTTGTGGCATCAGAGCACCATACAAGAGCCagctaaaaattataataccgTTTTTCCACCATCACCCGAGTCGCCGACGCGTCAAGCAAATCG AAATAATCTAACCACATCGGAGACCACCATATTTAGCACCACGCCCGTCGACACCATTGCACCCATACAAAAGCCCCCAGGATCAAAGCAGTCTGAGTCGGAAACGGATGAGGTCTCTTCCACAGCCTCGGGCAAAAGCTCCGAAAGTCACAGCCCGGCATCCACGCATAGTGCACGTcaatcacagcaacaacaattgaagAAGTCACCTAGCACAGAGAACAGCATATCTAGTCTAGGCATGAAGGAGGAGCTGAAGCGCTTGAAGTTCTTTGAGATATCGTTGCGCGAGCAAGTCAAGAATTTGTCTCTACAAAGGGACGGCTTGGTTATGGAACTGCAGCAGCTGCAAGAAGCGCGCCCAGTGCTAGAAAAGGCTTATGCT CGTACACCACATCCGAGCGTTATACAGCGTGTAAATCAGTTGGAGCTGCGGAATCGTCACTTGCAGAATGCTAtcaaacagcagcaacaacaaacggaATCGCTAATGCAAC GCTCGTGGCAGCAGCACCAAATGGAGCTAGCCGATCTGCACAATCGCATCGAGACGCAAGGCTCTATGATTGCCGAACAAGTGCAGCGCTTGCAGAATGCCGATTTGCTGGTTAAAGATTTGTATGTGGAGAATGCACATTTGGCCGCCACCGTGCAACGGTTGGAGCAGCATCGTGCGCGCATGAACATGATGCATCAGCAGCGTCAGGGTCTAAATGGTTTGCCGGGAATGCCTTAA